In Aliiglaciecola sp. LCG003, a genomic segment contains:
- the nqrE gene encoding NADH:ubiquinone reductase (Na(+)-transporting) subunit E, producing MEHYLSLFVRSVFIENMALSLFLGMCTFLAVSKKVKTAMGLGVAVVVVLGISVPVNQVIYVNILAPGALDWAGFPDADLSFLNFLTFIGVIAALVQILEMSLDKFFPALYNALGIFLPLITVNCAIFGGVAFAVQREYNFSESVVYGIGSGLGWAIAITLLAAVREKLKYADMPEGIRGLGSVFMIAGLMALGFQSFTGVAL from the coding sequence ATGGAACATTATCTTAGTCTTTTTGTTCGCTCTGTTTTTATCGAAAACATGGCACTATCACTGTTCCTTGGAATGTGTACTTTCTTAGCCGTATCTAAAAAAGTCAAAACAGCCATGGGCTTAGGTGTTGCGGTTGTGGTTGTGCTAGGTATCTCAGTACCGGTTAACCAAGTTATTTACGTCAATATCCTTGCCCCAGGAGCCCTCGATTGGGCTGGTTTTCCTGATGCCGATTTGAGCTTCTTAAACTTTTTGACTTTCATTGGGGTTATTGCAGCGTTAGTACAAATTCTGGAAATGAGTTTAGATAAATTCTTCCCGGCACTGTACAACGCTCTAGGTATATTCCTACCTTTGATTACCGTTAACTGTGCAATCTTTGGTGGCGTAGCTTTTGCGGTTCAACGTGAATACAACTTCAGCGAAAGTGTCGTGTACGGTATAGGTAGCGGCTTGGGATGGGCAATTGCCATTACCTTGCTTGCTGCGGTACGGGAAAAATTAAAATATGCTGATATGCCTGAAGGCATTCGTGGCTTAGGCTCGGTTTTCATGATCGCGGGTCTAATGGCTCTAGGTTTCCAGTCATTCACTGGCGTAGCGCTTTAA
- the nqrF gene encoding NADH:ubiquinone reductase (Na(+)-transporting) subunit F, protein MNQTEIYLGVGMFIAIVLALVLIIMFAKSKLVPSGDVTILINNDPEKAITTSPGGKLLGALADSGIFVSSACGGGGSCGQCRVDIKEGGGEILPTELDHISKREAKEGCRLSCQVAIKQDMKIELPEEVFGIKKWDCDVISNDNKATFIKELKLAIPNGESVPFRAGGYIQIEAPPHHVKYSDFDVPDEYRGDWERFGFFNIESKVEEETIRAYSMANYPEEEGIIMLNVRIASPPPNNLSLPAGKMSSYIWSLKEGDKATISGPFGEFFAKDTDAEMVFIGGGAGMAPMRSHIFDQLRRIHTDRKITFWYGARSLREMFYVEDFDMLQKENENFKWYVALSDPQPEDNWTGDTGFIHNVLLENYLKDHPAPEDCEFYMCGPPMMNAAVINMLKELGVEDENIMLDDFGG, encoded by the coding sequence ATGAACCAAACTGAAATTTACCTTGGTGTAGGTATGTTTATTGCCATTGTATTGGCATTAGTACTTATCATCATGTTCGCGAAATCTAAGCTAGTCCCATCCGGTGATGTGACTATATTAATTAACAACGATCCTGAAAAAGCGATTACCACCTCACCAGGTGGAAAATTGTTGGGTGCGTTAGCCGATTCGGGCATTTTTGTTTCTTCAGCTTGTGGTGGCGGTGGTTCTTGCGGTCAATGTCGTGTTGATATCAAAGAAGGCGGTGGTGAAATACTGCCAACTGAATTGGATCACATCAGCAAGCGCGAAGCTAAAGAGGGCTGTCGTTTATCTTGTCAGGTTGCGATTAAACAGGACATGAAAATTGAATTGCCAGAGGAAGTTTTTGGTATCAAGAAGTGGGACTGTGATGTTATTTCTAATGATAACAAAGCAACTTTCATCAAAGAGCTTAAATTAGCGATTCCGAATGGTGAAAGCGTACCATTTCGTGCCGGTGGATATATTCAGATTGAAGCTCCACCTCATCATGTTAAATATAGTGACTTCGATGTTCCTGATGAATATAGAGGGGATTGGGAGCGTTTCGGTTTCTTCAATATTGAATCTAAAGTTGAAGAAGAAACTATCCGCGCTTATTCGATGGCTAACTATCCAGAAGAAGAAGGTATTATTATGTTGAACGTGCGAATCGCTTCGCCGCCACCTAATAATCTAAGCCTTCCTGCTGGTAAAATGTCGTCTTATATTTGGAGTCTAAAGGAAGGTGACAAAGCGACGATTTCCGGTCCTTTCGGTGAGTTCTTTGCAAAAGATACCGATGCTGAAATGGTCTTCATCGGCGGCGGTGCTGGTATGGCGCCAATGCGTTCACATATCTTTGACCAACTTCGTCGAATCCATACGGATCGTAAAATTACCTTTTGGTATGGCGCAAGATCACTACGTGAAATGTTCTACGTAGAAGATTTTGATATGTTGCAAAAGGAAAATGAAAACTTTAAATGGTATGTGGCCCTTTCTGATCCGCAGCCTGAAGATAATTGGACGGGTGATACCGGATTTATCCACAATGTATTGCTTGAAAATTACCTTAAAGATCACCCTGCGCCGGAAGATTGTGAATTCTACATGTGTGGGCCACCTATGATGAATGCAGCGGTTATCAATATGCTGAAAGAATTAGGTGTAGAAGACGAAAACATCATGTTGGATGATTTCGGCGGCTAA
- a CDS encoding NADH:ubiquinone reductase (Na(+)-transporting) subunit D, translated as MAEVKEMKQVLFGPILSNNPIALQVLGVCSALAITTKLETALVMSLALTTVVAFSNLFISIIRNHIPSSVRIIIQMTIIASLVIVVDQILKAYSYQVAKELSVFVGLIITNCIVMGRAEAYAMKSPPLMSFLDGIGNGLGYSFVLIIIGTIKELTGFGTILGFEILPLIQNGGWYQGNGLLILPFSSFFLIGGLIWFIRTIRPEQVEPKE; from the coding sequence ATGGCTGAAGTAAAAGAAATGAAACAGGTCTTGTTCGGACCTATTCTAAGTAACAACCCCATCGCATTACAGGTACTTGGTGTCTGTTCTGCCTTGGCTATCACCACCAAATTAGAAACCGCATTAGTTATGTCATTGGCATTGACTACGGTAGTGGCGTTTTCGAATTTGTTTATCTCTATTATTCGTAACCATATACCTTCTAGTGTGCGGATCATCATTCAGATGACCATTATCGCTTCCTTGGTAATTGTCGTTGACCAAATCCTGAAGGCTTATTCTTATCAGGTGGCAAAAGAGCTGTCAGTATTTGTTGGCTTGATTATTACCAACTGTATCGTAATGGGTCGAGCCGAAGCTTATGCTATGAAGAGTCCGCCTCTTATGAGCTTCCTTGATGGTATTGGTAACGGTCTTGGTTATTCTTTCGTACTTATTATTATTGGTACCATAAAAGAGTTGACCGGTTTCGGCACCATTTTAGGTTTTGAGATCCTGCCACTGATTCAAAACGGTGGTTGGTATCAAGGTAACGGCCTGCTAATTTTGCCATTCAGTTCATTCTTTTTGATTGGTGGTTTAATTTGGTTTATCCGAACTATACGTCCAGAACAAGTTGAGCCGAAGGAGTAA
- a CDS encoding Na(+)-translocating NADH-quinone reductase subunit C has protein sequence MSAKKETLGKTLGVVIAVCLVCSIIVSGAAVGLRDLQQINAAKDKQTNILEAAGIAVTADCDVICTFDKYVDERHINIATGEYVEVEDGFDMYKAANDPKYTVKVENSNVGFQRRSSVASVYIVKTENGAVDRIVLPVHGSGLWDLMYGFLAVDSDGNTIRELVYYQQKETPGLGGEVLNPGWKSKWDGKKLYKNGEVAIDVQKNANPNNEYAVDALSGATLTSNGVENTLVYWAGENGYGPYLKNQNWKS, from the coding sequence GTGTCAGCTAAAAAGGAAACCTTAGGAAAAACACTCGGTGTAGTAATCGCCGTATGTTTAGTGTGTTCGATTATTGTTTCTGGCGCTGCTGTTGGGTTGCGCGACTTACAACAAATCAATGCCGCTAAAGACAAACAAACTAACATTCTTGAAGCTGCAGGTATTGCAGTAACCGCCGACTGCGACGTGATATGTACCTTCGATAAATATGTAGATGAACGTCATATCAATATCGCCACCGGTGAATATGTAGAAGTCGAAGACGGCTTTGATATGTATAAAGCCGCCAATGATCCTAAATACACTGTTAAAGTTGAAAACAGTAATGTTGGATTTCAACGCCGCTCGAGTGTTGCCAGTGTTTACATTGTTAAAACTGAAAATGGTGCTGTAGACCGTATAGTCTTGCCAGTGCATGGCAGTGGTCTTTGGGATTTGATGTATGGCTTCCTAGCAGTTGATAGCGATGGCAATACCATTCGTGAATTGGTCTATTATCAACAAAAAGAAACCCCAGGATTAGGCGGTGAAGTCCTTAATCCAGGTTGGAAATCTAAATGGGATGGTAAGAAATTATACAAAAATGGTGAAGTAGCCATTGATGTTCAAAAAAATGCCAATCCAAATAACGAGTATGCTGTTGATGCACTATCCGGCGCTACACTAACCAGTAACGGTGTTGAGAATACATTGGTTTACTGGGCTGGTGAGAATGGCTACGGACCGTATCTGAAAAATCAGAATTGGAAATCATAA